One Pararhizobium sp. IMCC3301 DNA segment encodes these proteins:
- a CDS encoding heavy metal translocating P-type ATPase, whose amino-acid sequence MKTSVIKVGDMLSVWSLDEVESRIGEVPGVESVTVNFAAESATVRYDETRVAVTEIKSTVHELGLQSAKPAENVPVAEDAPTGNHKGHIDVSEPDATVLSTEPKSKADVPAATHDAHAGHDRHDDTVSDASKPSADKQPNKPKQPSGHAGHESHDKHQGHSPAMFRDRFWLSLAVTVPVVIWSAHIQDLLGYQAPAFPGSDWMPAVLSTVVFVYGGLVFLQGAWRELTDRLPGMMTLISLAITVAFVFSWVVQLGLIDSSALWWELATLVTIMLLGHWIEMRSINQAQGALKELAKLLPDTATRITDAGEEKVDISALQNGDLLLVRPGESVPADGVVRKGTSDIDEAMITGESRPVKKGEGDEVIAATINGEGSLRIEVTGTGDKTKLSGIMRLVADAQTSKSRAQHLADRAARLLTVTAIVAAVVTFATWQLAGAAIDFSVVRMVTVLVIACPHALGLAVPLVVAISTTLGARNGLLVRDRRGLEEARNLDTVVFDKTGTLTLGEFRIVASSVADGLDEDEALRIASGIEAESQHPIARGIVKTAEDKGIAVPSADGFRAITGKGVAATIDGVEYHMGGPALLKSENVDVPPALQAASEAAAGNGQAAIYLVQAGKALAVYAVADAIREESREAIAALHERGIEVAMLTGDAQAVADAVAKELGIDTVFAEVLPDDKASKVRELQAQGKKVAMIGDGVNDAPALATADIGIAIGAGADVAVEAGHIVLVRSDPRDIPRIITLSRVTYRKMKQNLWLAAGYNIFAIPLAAGVLAPWGVLLTPAVGAILMSASTVVVAINAQLLKRVKL is encoded by the coding sequence ATGAAAACGAGCGTGATTAAAGTTGGCGACATGTTGTCGGTATGGAGCCTCGATGAAGTGGAAAGTCGGATTGGCGAGGTGCCCGGCGTTGAAAGCGTTACGGTGAATTTCGCAGCGGAAAGCGCCACGGTCCGCTATGACGAAACCCGCGTTGCGGTTACCGAAATCAAATCAACTGTGCACGAGCTTGGCCTGCAATCCGCCAAGCCCGCTGAGAATGTGCCCGTTGCCGAAGATGCGCCCACCGGGAATCATAAAGGCCACATAGACGTGAGTGAACCGGATGCAACAGTCCTATCCACCGAGCCGAAATCAAAGGCCGATGTCCCTGCCGCCACGCACGACGCACATGCAGGGCATGACCGACACGACGACACGGTGTCGGATGCATCGAAGCCTTCAGCTGACAAGCAACCCAACAAGCCGAAACAACCATCCGGCCATGCGGGCCACGAAAGCCATGACAAGCACCAGGGCCACTCTCCCGCGATGTTCCGGGACCGCTTCTGGCTATCACTGGCTGTCACTGTTCCGGTTGTCATCTGGTCTGCCCACATCCAGGACTTGCTTGGCTACCAAGCCCCGGCGTTCCCCGGATCGGACTGGATGCCGGCTGTGCTCTCCACGGTGGTCTTCGTCTACGGTGGTCTGGTTTTCTTGCAGGGCGCGTGGCGGGAACTGACAGACCGGCTGCCGGGGATGATGACCCTGATCTCGCTCGCCATCACGGTTGCCTTCGTGTTCTCATGGGTCGTTCAGCTTGGGTTGATTGACTCGAGTGCTTTGTGGTGGGAGCTGGCAACGCTGGTCACGATCATGCTGTTGGGCCACTGGATCGAGATGCGGTCCATCAACCAGGCCCAAGGCGCCCTGAAGGAGCTGGCAAAGCTTTTGCCGGACACCGCAACGCGGATCACCGATGCGGGCGAGGAAAAGGTCGACATCAGCGCCTTGCAGAACGGTGACCTGCTGCTGGTGCGCCCGGGTGAGAGCGTTCCCGCGGATGGCGTGGTGCGCAAGGGGACAAGCGACATTGACGAGGCGATGATCACCGGCGAATCGAGACCCGTGAAAAAAGGGGAAGGCGACGAAGTGATCGCCGCTACGATCAACGGAGAGGGGTCCCTGCGCATCGAGGTCACCGGAACGGGCGACAAGACCAAGTTGTCCGGCATCATGCGACTGGTGGCCGATGCTCAGACGTCCAAATCCAGAGCGCAGCATCTGGCCGACCGCGCAGCCCGGCTTCTGACCGTTACAGCGATCGTTGCTGCCGTCGTAACTTTCGCGACGTGGCAACTGGCAGGGGCAGCGATAGACTTTTCCGTGGTGCGGATGGTGACGGTTCTGGTGATCGCCTGCCCGCACGCTCTAGGGCTGGCGGTGCCGCTGGTGGTGGCCATCTCCACGACACTGGGGGCCCGCAACGGCCTTCTGGTCCGGGATCGCCGCGGGCTCGAGGAGGCCCGCAATCTCGACACGGTGGTTTTTGACAAGACTGGAACATTGACGCTGGGCGAGTTCCGGATCGTCGCCAGTTCGGTCGCGGATGGCTTGGACGAGGACGAGGCCCTTCGCATCGCGTCCGGTATTGAAGCTGAGTCCCAGCATCCGATTGCACGGGGGATCGTGAAGACTGCGGAAGACAAAGGTATCGCGGTCCCATCGGCCGACGGATTCCGCGCGATCACCGGCAAGGGCGTTGCAGCCACGATCGATGGTGTCGAGTATCACATGGGCGGACCCGCGCTGCTCAAGTCAGAAAACGTCGATGTTCCACCGGCGCTTCAGGCGGCATCCGAAGCCGCGGCCGGCAATGGACAGGCGGCGATCTATCTCGTCCAGGCCGGCAAGGCCTTGGCCGTCTATGCCGTGGCGGATGCGATCCGCGAGGAAAGCCGCGAAGCCATCGCGGCGCTGCATGAACGGGGCATCGAGGTCGCGATGCTGACAGGCGACGCGCAGGCGGTGGCCGATGCAGTCGCCAAGGAACTTGGCATCGATACCGTATTTGCGGAAGTGCTGCCCGACGACAAGGCGTCGAAGGTCCGCGAGTTGCAAGCACAGGGCAAAAAAGTGGCAATGATCGGAGACGGGGTCAATGACGCACCCGCCCTTGCCACCGCAGATATCGGGATTGCGATCGGCGCAGGGGCAGACGTGGCCGTCGAGGCTGGGCATATCGTGCTGGTGCGTTCGGATCCCCGCGACATCCCCCGCATTATCACGCTGAGCCGGGTCACATACCGCAAGATGAAGCAGAATCTGTGGCTGGCAGCCGGCTACAACATCTTCGCCATTCCGCTTGCCGCCGGTGTACTTGCGCCATGGGGTGTCCTGCTCACGCCGGCCGTGGGCGCGATACTGATGTCGGCAAGCACCGTCGTGGTAGCGATCAACGCGCAACTGTTGAAGCGGGTCAAATTATGA
- a CDS encoding phosphoketolase translates to MNKPLSSDLIQKMDVYWRAANYLSVGQIYLYDNPLLEIPLSLEHVKPRLLGHGGTTPGLNFIYVHLNRIINKHDLNMLYVTGPGHGGPGLVANTYLEGSYSELYPDISLDEPGMKKLFKQFSFPGGIPSHVAAETPGSINEGGELGYCLSHAYGAAFDNPDLLVACVVGDGEAETAPLATSWHSNEFLNPVHDGAVLPILHLNGYKIAGPTVLSRIPRDELESLFRGYGYTPHFVEGDDPMEMHQLMAATLDTVIANIRDIQQDARANGFKLRPLWPMIILRSPKGWTDPKEVDGKQTEGTYRSHQVPMGDMSHPGHVKILEEWLASYRPQELFDETGRLQPELAELAPRGPRRMGANPHANGGLLLRDLHLPDFRDYAVKIPKPGSASAEATRIQGQMIRDVVKLNPETFRVFSPDETASNRWGAVFEVTNRCSTAEIVPGDDHVAPDGRVMEVLSEHQCEGWLEGYLLTGRHGFFSCYEAFIHIIDSMFNQHAKWLDVANHIPWRRPIASLNYLLSSHVWRQDHNGFSHQDPGFIDHVMSKKAEVIRVYLPPDANTLLSVTDHCPDGETLQAVSACAERVIDRIRVLGGNVLVFAHRDILRVLSVRWLGLPAADARHLYLDTAALSILGYHHDSVEPVIRLWNETQPSDNQF, encoded by the coding sequence ATGAACAAGCCGCTGTCGTCGGACCTCATCCAAAAGATGGACGTCTATTGGCGTGCAGCCAACTATCTCTCGGTTGGTCAGATCTATCTGTACGATAACCCTTTGCTCGAAATTCCCTTGAGTCTTGAGCATGTGAAGCCGCGACTGCTCGGCCACGGGGGTACAACTCCGGGGTTGAACTTCATCTATGTCCATTTGAATCGCATTATCAACAAACATGACCTGAACATGCTGTATGTCACCGGCCCGGGGCACGGTGGCCCGGGCCTGGTGGCCAACACCTATCTCGAGGGTAGCTACAGCGAGCTCTATCCGGACATCTCTCTGGACGAACCTGGGATGAAAAAGCTGTTCAAGCAGTTTTCCTTTCCCGGAGGCATTCCAAGTCACGTCGCGGCGGAGACACCGGGCTCCATCAATGAAGGCGGTGAACTCGGCTATTGCCTGTCGCATGCCTACGGCGCAGCCTTCGACAATCCCGACCTTCTGGTCGCTTGCGTCGTGGGAGATGGCGAGGCGGAAACTGCTCCACTCGCCACCAGCTGGCACTCGAACGAGTTTCTCAATCCGGTGCATGACGGCGCGGTCCTGCCGATCCTGCATCTGAACGGCTACAAGATTGCGGGCCCCACCGTGCTTTCCCGCATTCCCCGTGACGAGCTCGAATCGCTGTTCCGCGGCTACGGCTACACGCCGCACTTCGTCGAGGGCGACGACCCGATGGAGATGCATCAACTCATGGCCGCGACGCTCGACACCGTGATCGCAAACATCCGGGACATCCAACAGGACGCCCGCGCCAATGGATTCAAGCTGCGTCCGCTCTGGCCCATGATCATCCTGCGCTCGCCAAAGGGCTGGACCGACCCGAAGGAGGTCGACGGCAAACAGACCGAGGGCACATATCGCTCGCACCAGGTGCCGATGGGCGACATGAGCCACCCAGGGCACGTGAAGATTCTGGAAGAGTGGCTGGCGAGTTATCGCCCGCAGGAACTGTTCGACGAGACCGGCAGGCTCCAACCCGAACTCGCTGAACTGGCCCCGCGCGGCCCGCGACGGATGGGCGCCAATCCGCACGCCAACGGCGGCCTGCTGCTGCGCGACTTGCACCTACCGGACTTCCGCGATTACGCGGTCAAGATACCAAAACCTGGCAGCGCGAGCGCCGAAGCAACGCGCATCCAGGGCCAGATGATCCGCGACGTGGTGAAACTCAACCCCGAAACTTTCCGTGTTTTTAGTCCGGACGAAACGGCGTCGAACCGCTGGGGTGCCGTGTTTGAGGTGACGAACCGTTGCTCGACCGCGGAAATCGTTCCGGGCGACGACCACGTCGCGCCGGACGGCCGGGTGATGGAGGTCCTGAGCGAGCACCAGTGCGAAGGATGGCTCGAAGGATATCTGCTCACGGGCAGGCATGGCTTCTTCTCATGCTACGAAGCCTTCATCCACATCATCGATTCGATGTTCAACCAGCATGCCAAATGGCTCGACGTGGCAAACCACATTCCATGGCGACGGCCAATTGCTTCGCTGAACTACCTGCTCTCGTCACACGTGTGGCGGCAGGATCACAACGGTTTCAGCCATCAGGATCCGGGCTTCATTGACCATGTCATGAGCAAGAAGGCAGAGGTCATCCGCGTCTATCTGCCGCCCGACGCCAATACCCTGCTCTCCGTTACCGATCATTGCCCGGACGGAGAAACGCTGCAAGCAGTGAGTGCGTGCGCGGAGCGTGTGATTGACCGGATACGGGTGCTCGGCGGCAACGTGCTCGTCTTCGCACATCGCGACATCCTGCGCGTCCTCTCAGTCCGTTGGCTCGGCCTTCCCGCGGCAGACGCCCGGCATCTATATCTTGACACCGCCGCACTCAGCATTCTTGGGTATCATCACGACTCGGTCGAGCCGGTCATTCGTCTGTGGAACGAAACGCAACCGTCAGACAATCAGTTCTGA
- a CDS encoding glucoamylase family protein: protein MKRQPHAGSPNAGEERLDALQRHAFDYFLNETNPANGLVADKSQPGAPASIAAVGFALAAYPVGVERAWISRISAIDRTLTVLRFFWNSPQGTGSEMTGDKGFYYHFLDMTTGRRAGFCELSTVDSGFLLAGMLAAAAYFDQDSEDEHEIRTLADALYLRADWQWACNGGATITHGWTPERGFLPYRWEGYDEAALLYVLGLGSPTHPLAVESYVAWTSTYRWKEIYGYELIYGGPLFIHQYSHIWIDFCGIQDAFARDKEIDYFENSRRATYVQREYAIRNPLEFVGYGENFWGLTASDGPGWTMRHVNGIDRTFFDYIARGAPYGPDDGTVAPWAVVASLPFAPEIVLPTIKHFQDVYPQVTGEYCFRCSFNLSFQNEADADSGWTSPYHFGINLGPVVLMCENYRSGLLWRLMRACPCVVTGLRRAGFTGAWL from the coding sequence ATGAAGCGGCAGCCGCACGCTGGTTCTCCAAATGCTGGGGAGGAGAGACTGGATGCGCTGCAGCGTCATGCCTTCGATTACTTCCTGAACGAAACCAATCCCGCGAATGGCCTCGTGGCCGACAAATCGCAGCCGGGCGCCCCTGCGAGCATTGCGGCTGTAGGCTTCGCGCTCGCGGCCTATCCCGTCGGTGTCGAGCGCGCATGGATCTCACGTATCAGCGCAATCGATCGGACCCTGACGGTGTTGCGGTTCTTCTGGAACAGTCCCCAGGGTACCGGCTCTGAAATGACTGGAGACAAGGGCTTCTACTATCACTTTCTCGATATGACTACCGGGCGGCGCGCAGGCTTTTGCGAGCTGTCAACCGTCGATTCCGGCTTCCTGCTGGCCGGTATGCTTGCCGCAGCGGCGTATTTCGATCAGGACAGCGAAGACGAGCACGAGATACGGACGCTGGCCGACGCCCTCTACCTCCGGGCGGACTGGCAATGGGCGTGCAACGGCGGCGCGACGATCACCCACGGGTGGACTCCCGAACGCGGATTTCTGCCTTACCGATGGGAAGGCTATGACGAGGCTGCTCTTTTGTACGTACTCGGCTTGGGCTCGCCGACCCATCCTCTCGCTGTAGAGAGCTACGTAGCGTGGACCTCGACCTACCGATGGAAGGAAATCTACGGCTACGAACTCATCTACGGCGGCCCCCTGTTCATCCACCAGTACTCGCACATCTGGATAGACTTCTGCGGAATCCAGGATGCGTTCGCGCGAGACAAGGAGATCGACTATTTCGAGAACAGCCGCCGCGCGACCTACGTCCAGCGAGAGTACGCGATCCGCAATCCGCTCGAATTTGTGGGCTACGGAGAGAACTTCTGGGGCTTGACCGCGAGCGATGGGCCCGGCTGGACGATGCGCCACGTCAACGGCATCGATCGCACCTTCTTCGACTATATCGCCCGCGGGGCACCGTACGGCCCTGACGACGGCACGGTGGCGCCGTGGGCCGTGGTGGCGTCGCTGCCATTCGCCCCCGAGATCGTGTTGCCGACGATCAAGCATTTTCAGGATGTATATCCGCAAGTTACCGGCGAGTACTGCTTTCGGTGCAGTTTCAATCTCAGCTTTCAGAACGAAGCAGATGCCGATTCAGGCTGGACGTCGCCCTATCACTTCGGGATCAACCTTGGTCCCGTGGTGCTGATGTGTGAGAATTACCGATCGGGCTTACTGTGGCGGTTGATGCGTGCATGCCCTTGCGTAGTCACAGGGCTACGGCGCGCGGGATTCACGGGTGCTTGGCTGTGA
- a CDS encoding Crp/Fnr family transcriptional regulator — protein sequence MNIQNSPLTRKLGSYVVLSDNDLDVLAQLHKRRRIFVPGVDMIHEGQKNQPAYILANGWAISFKILRDGTRQIVDIQVPGDFLGLRSLLFRTSDHNIEPITRVEASVVQAGDLFDAFTRTPRLATAVLWAASRDEAMVVEHLVGLGRRDAAERTAHFLLELGARLKLVGLAKLDGYDCPLSQHVLSDALGLSAVHINRVLRQLREEGMLTFRNGHVSFDDFDRLVAFADFDVAYLDDYAPMLK from the coding sequence TTGAATATTCAGAACAGTCCGTTGACCAGGAAACTCGGATCATATGTTGTGCTGTCCGATAACGACCTCGACGTTCTTGCTCAGCTTCACAAACGACGACGGATCTTCGTGCCGGGGGTCGACATGATCCATGAGGGCCAGAAAAACCAGCCCGCCTACATTCTTGCCAATGGCTGGGCCATTTCCTTCAAGATCCTTCGCGATGGAACCCGGCAAATCGTCGATATCCAGGTGCCGGGCGATTTTCTGGGCCTGCGTAGCCTGCTGTTTCGCACCTCCGACCACAACATCGAGCCAATCACACGGGTCGAAGCCTCCGTGGTTCAGGCCGGCGATCTGTTTGACGCCTTCACCCGGACGCCGCGGTTGGCAACGGCCGTCCTCTGGGCCGCATCGCGCGACGAGGCGATGGTCGTCGAACATCTGGTCGGGCTAGGGCGACGCGACGCCGCGGAACGCACGGCACATTTCCTGCTTGAATTGGGGGCACGGCTCAAGCTCGTCGGACTTGCTAAGCTGGACGGCTATGACTGTCCACTGTCGCAACACGTTCTGTCCGACGCCCTTGGGCTCAGCGCCGTACATATCAACCGTGTCCTGCGGCAGTTGCGGGAGGAAGGCATGCTGACGTTTCGCAATGGTCACGTTTCGTTCGACGATTTCGACCGGTTGGTTGCATTCGCCGATTTCGACGTCGCCTACCTCGACGATTACGCGCCGATGCTGAAGTGA